One window of Nymphaea colorata isolate Beijing-Zhang1983 chromosome 1, ASM883128v2, whole genome shotgun sequence genomic DNA carries:
- the LOC116257778 gene encoding omega-6 fatty acid desaturase, endoplasmic reticulum isozyme 2: protein MGAGGRMNVPVQKPDPLERVPTDRPPFTVAQIKKAIPPHCFKRSIPRSFSYVAMDLTISAILYYATQFFHLFPPFVSPFLWVLYWACQGCVLTGVWVLAHECGHHAFSDYSALDDTVGLILHSFLLVPYFSWKYSHRRHHSNTGSLERDEVFVPKPKAALAWYSKYLNNPLGRVLTLAVSLLLGWPLYLAFNVSGRTYERFACHYDPYGPIFSNRERVQIVISDVGVLGAGYFLYLLAKAYGFWWLASVYGVPLLIVNGFLVLITYLQHTHPALPHYDGSEWDWLRGALATVDRDYGFLNTVFHHITDTHVTHHLFSTMPHYHAMEATKAIRPILGEYYHFDGTPIVKAMYREAKQCVYVEADEKSKGGVFWYKNKL from the coding sequence ATGGGTGCTGGTGGCAGGATGAACGTGCCGGTGCAGAAGCCCGACCCCTTGGAACGCGTTCCCACCGACCGTCCGCCCTTCACAGTCGCGCAGATCAAGAAAGCCATCCCTCCCCACTGCTTCAAACGCTCCATCCCCCGCTCATTTTCCTACGTCGCCATGGACCTCACCATTTCAGCCATCCTGTACTACGCGACTCAGTTCTTCCACCTGTTTCCCCCATTTGTCTCCCCCTTCCTGTGGGTTCTCTACTGGGCCTGCCAAGGCTGTGTGCTCACGGGTGTCTGGGTTCTTGCCCATGAGTGCGGTCACCACGCCTTCTCCGACTACTCTGCGCTCGACGACACCGTTGGCTTGATCCTCCACTCTTTCCTTCTGGTTCCCTACTTCTCGTGGAAGTACAGCCACCGCCGCCACCACTCGAACACCGGCAGTCTCGAGCGCGACGAGGTCTTTGTGCCGAAGCCCAAAGCTGCGCTTGCATGGTACTCCAAGTACCTGAATAACCCGCTCGGCCGCGTGCTGACGCTCGCCGTGTCGCTCCTGCTCGGCTGGCCCCTCTACCTCGCCTTCAACGTCTCCGGCCGCACCTACGAGCGGTTTGCCTGCCACTACGACCCTTACGGCCCCATCTTCAGCAACCGGGAGAGAGTCCAGATCGTGATCAGCGACGTGGGGGTATTGGGTGCCGGCTACTTTCTGTACTTGCTGGCAAAGGCCTATGGCTTTTGGTGGCTGGCGTCTGTGTACGGGGTGCCGCTCCTCATCGTCAATGGCTTCCTGGTGCTGATCACATATCTGCAGCACACTCACCCCGCATTGCCCCACTACGACGGGTCGGAGTGGGACTGGCTCAGAGGTGCCCTGGCGACTGTCGACCGTGACTACGGCTTCCTCAACACAGTCTTCCACCACATCACCGACACTCATGTAACTCACCACCTCTTCTCGACGATGCCGCACTACCATGCAATGGAGGCCACCAAGGCCATCAGGCCCATCCTTGGGGAGTACTACCACTTTGATGGCACCCCCATCGTGAAGGCCATGTACAGAGAGGCCAAGCAGTGCGTGTACGTTGAAGCTGATGAGAAGTCCAAGGGTGGTGTGTTTTGGTACAAGAACAAGCTGTGA